ttgcgGAAGGCTCTTTTGTGTCCACTTGTTCACAAAGCCAGGTTCCATAATGACATAAAGAAACTCAAGTGGCTTACACAAAACCCTGCTGAACACCTTTGGCGTGAAATTTAATGCCAATTGTAAGCCAGGTCTTCTTGTCCAGGATCACtacctgacctcataaatgtTCTTTGGGCTGTGTTGGCAAATATTctcacagacacactccaaaatcttgtggtaAGAAGAGTGGATCCTGTTATTACAGGCCTACAGTGTTTTGGGACTTGGAAACCTCATATTAATGCCTATGATTTTGGAATGAGATAGCCATTAAGCTCATATAGGTCTATCTACAAACcttgaacatattttaaaattctgcctCTGATTATCTTGAAACTGGCAACGTTAACAGAGAAGATTTCTTTATGTAATATTGTCAACAATACTTTTTCAAAGAATTTATGTATTTCACAGGGTTTCATTCAGAATAGCACTGGTGCCTCCTGATACCCGAGACCCACTTTGATTCAGCATGAAAtgtccatgttctccctgtgatttCACAGTTTCCTCCTCCATTCCAAACGGCCCGATGTGACTAAGGGTTTCCAGGACTGATTTCAGTCACATAGACCTGTACCTGAAAAGTGTACTCagatagaaaaaaaagattaatatttCCTTAATTAATGCACAACTATTTTTTTAATGGAGGGTATCTTAAGATGCTTATTGCTGGTTCTTTTTCATGCTTTTGCCTTTACAAAATGTTAATATCTGGAAATACCTCAATACTTGGAACCATTTCTGCTTTGCTCAGGTTAAAGGCACAATCTTTCCATTTGGGTGGGAATAATAAAGACAGACTTTCAGCAAGGTGAGAGAAAGATTACATTTTGCTGcatatcagaaaaagaaaaaataaataacataatataaaaacgTTGTCATGTCATGAAGAGGAAGTGTGAGAAATCTCCTGTAGTAAGTACTTTCACGTTTTTGATTTTGCACATTCTTACCTAGTCAGTCATACCCACACAATTTACCTTCTAAATGCATACGTTCAACACAAAATGCATACAGGTTTGCAGGGCTGTCTGTATGACATTTTGAGTGTTCTTGTAGGTGACCTTTGGCTGAGAACAGTtctccacattcagaacaagagTATGGCTTAACTCGAGTGTGAACTCTTGCATGCCTTTTAAGATCACTGACTTGTGAGAATagtttaccacattctgaacaaccATATGGTTTCTCCCCAGTATGAATCCGTGTGTGCGTCTGGAGATGACCTTTGgttgagaatcgtttgccacattcaatgCAGACATATGGCTTcactccagtgtgaattcttgcatGTGCATTAAGATGAGAAATTCTTAAAAAACGTTTCCCACAAACAGTGCAGCTATATGGCTTTTCCCCAGTATGAATCTGAGTGTGTCTCTGAAAATGTCCTCTGTCTGCAAATTGTTTGCCACATGCAGAACAGGTGTAAGGCTTCTCCCCAGTATGAATTCGAATGTGTGCTTGAAGATGGCATACTTGTGAAAACTGCTTGCCACATTCGGAACAGCAgtgtggcttctctccagtgtgaattcttacaTGTCTATTAAGAACACTGCTTTGGgaaaatcgtttgccacactCAGGACAACAATgaggcttctctcctgtgtgaattcttgcaTGTGTATTAAGATGGGCAATTCTTGAGAATCGCTTGCCGCATTCAGTACAACAATGTGGCTTCTCTCCAGCACGGATTTTTGTGCATCTCTCAAGCTGGTTGCCTGTAgtttgtttgccacattctgtaCAGCAGTATGCCTCCTCCTCAATGTCATTTTTTGATTCCCTGTCCAGAAGAATGCTGGCTGAGATCTGCTTGCCGCACTTActacacaggagtggcttaattTCTGTATATTTCTGAAGACTGCATTTGAATGAAAACTCTTTACCACATTCCATGTTATCATGTGGTTCCTCTTCTCTCTGTTCCTTAGAATCAAACTTAGGCTGAAAAATTTTCCCACAGTTTTGGCATGCATACAAAGGCTGACAATCTGTTTTTTGACACTGTTGTTGAGGATCAGTGGAGTTGTCCCTTGACATTCTCACAACTGGAAGAAAACAGCATTGAAAAGAATCCGGTTTCAAAATTTCTAATCCCAATACCGATTTCTCAATAGTTCCATCGTTCTGCTCCCCTTGACTTTCACTGTGAGCTGAAATTTGATGACATGAAGATGAAGATGGGGAAATGCAGCTTTTCTCCGACAGACCTGCTTTAAGATAGAAAATATAATCAGTAAGTTAAATAATGAAGAACTTGACAGCAAATTTAATTGACTATTTTCACCTCCTAAAATATCACTTTTATTTAATCAGCACTGCTTTAATCAGACACATGGACATTATGACTAAACATATTTTTGTACTGCAGCCTGTGCATGAACTAAAGATGACACAACACAGCAGCTCTGTAATCTCAACATTGGTTCAGACTCCCAGTAACTCACAACATACATTAAAATCACTTTCACAATCCTTGTTGTCTCCCTGTTTGACCATATCCAATCTCTCAAACTACTTTGCAAAAGTTATCGATGTGCTATATAAGATTACAGAATAAGGCCTTTCTGTATTAAAACCAGGGTGAGAACCGAGAATCAATTCAattgaaaaaacagaacagaCTGAATTGAATCAAATTAGCTTTACTGATTTCCACTATAGAGTCTTTATTTCCCCCTTCTTCTTTCTAAAGTATTTACATCTGGTGTGTGTCTAAATATGCAAGTGAGATTGTTTATGTTAAAAATGACCAGAGCCTTGGTGGGGCAGCAACAAAAATACTGAAAGCAGCATACCTAATGGACAAATTCCCAATTTAATCTAAAATTAGTAATCTTGGTGGAAAGAAAAAATCACAGCCTGTGTGTAGCAACACAGGcaatagaaaagtaaaaaattctCAAAGCCAACACAAATTTCAGGGATACAATCCAAGAGTAAGGACAAGTCTATAGACAAGTAAAGACACCTTTTGACTTCTACAACGTAAGAGATAAAATCAACAGCATGTATTATTGTGGGGTTTACACTTGTCAAGTCTGTTATCAGGTTGGTCTACTCttgcaccttaagattatcacacatacagatacacacacacgtcTCAGGTGAAAGCCTAATTGTCAGTCTTTACtttcttaaatattcttaatttgGCAATGGAGCTGTAATATAAATCACAATATTCTATAGGACTCTCTCACATTCACACACAGGTATCCTTAAATAGACAATGGGGAATATTTCTCACAATATTCTACAGGAGTCTTTATTTCCATAAACCTGTATTATTTACGTGTATGTGCACAAGGCTGCTGGACCAGACGGTATCCCTGGGCGCGTACTGAGGGCATGTGCAGAGCAGCTCACTGGGGTATTCacagacatttttattatgtCCTTTGCCCAAGCAGCTGTACCAGCATGCTTTAAATCTACCTCAATTGTGCCAGTGCCGAAACACTCTAGCCCAacgtgcctgaatgactaccgcccCGTAGCACTCACATCcatcattatgaagtgctttgagcggtTGGTCCTGACACACCTAAAGGACTCTTTTCAATCCTCACTAGATCCACACCAGTTTGCTTACTGCGCCAACAGGAGCACAGATGATGCAGTCTCCATAGCGCTGCACTCTGTACTCACACACTTGGACAATACAAACACCTATGCaagactgttgtttttttttttattttagctcaGCATTTAATACTGTTTTACACTCTAAGTTAATTAGCAAACTTAGAGATCTGGATAATAACACCTCACTTTGTAATTGGATTATGGACTTTTTGACCAACAGACCCCAGCATGTTAAGTCAGGCCACATCTGCTCCACTACCATCATGCTTAACACTGGAgtaccacagggctgtgtgctgagccccttcCTTTACTCCCTCTTCACCCACGATTGCAGGCCTGCGTATGGATCTAacaacatcatcaagtttgcagacgatactACGGTGATTG
This genomic window from Polypterus senegalus isolate Bchr_013 chromosome 4, ASM1683550v1, whole genome shotgun sequence contains:
- the LOC120528100 gene encoding gastrula zinc finger protein XlCGF57.1-like isoform X2, producing the protein MYFHEADVMVQKMGHIKEENSEWDTIRHTPSLLLVKQEDCDLKSVVIKQEPFEQGININVTDLNHKSISHKMQNDKPIDICEEGGSTENEPSFNICPAVKQEVSGPPLKNSLPVKYNLLESEDNMIKDMCYKKDEQEEPSINKHEKCLSEKSCISPSSSSCHQISAHSESQGEQNDGTIEKSVLGLEILKPDSFQCCFLPVVRMSRDNSTDPQQQCQKTDCQPLYACQNCGKIFQPKFDSKEQREEEPHDNMECGKEFSFKCSLQKYTEIKPLLCSKCGKQISASILLDRESKNDIEEEAYCCTECGKQTTGNQLERCTKIRAGEKPHCCTECGKRFSRIAHLNTHARIHTGEKPHCCPECGKRFSQSSVLNRHVRIHTGEKPHCCSECGKQFSQVCHLQAHIRIHTGEKPYTCSACGKQFADRGHFQRHTQIHTGEKPYSCTVCGKRFLRISHLNAHARIHTGVKPYVCIECGKRFSTKGHLQTHTRIHTGEKPYGCSECGKLFSQVSDLKRHARVHTRVKPYSCSECGELFSAKGHLQEHSKCHTDSPANLYAFCVERMHLEGKLCGYD
- the LOC120528100 gene encoding gastrula zinc finger protein XlCGF57.1-like isoform X1, encoding MYFHEADVMVQKMGHIKEENSEWDTIRHTPSLLLVKQEDCDLKSVVIKQEPFEQGININVTDLNHKSISHKMQNDKPIDICEEGGSTENEPSFNICPAVKQEVSGPPLKNSLPVKYNLLESEDNMIKDMCYKKDEQEEPSINKHEKSGLSEKSCISPSSSSCHQISAHSESQGEQNDGTIEKSVLGLEILKPDSFQCCFLPVVRMSRDNSTDPQQQCQKTDCQPLYACQNCGKIFQPKFDSKEQREEEPHDNMECGKEFSFKCSLQKYTEIKPLLCSKCGKQISASILLDRESKNDIEEEAYCCTECGKQTTGNQLERCTKIRAGEKPHCCTECGKRFSRIAHLNTHARIHTGEKPHCCPECGKRFSQSSVLNRHVRIHTGEKPHCCSECGKQFSQVCHLQAHIRIHTGEKPYTCSACGKQFADRGHFQRHTQIHTGEKPYSCTVCGKRFLRISHLNAHARIHTGVKPYVCIECGKRFSTKGHLQTHTRIHTGEKPYGCSECGKLFSQVSDLKRHARVHTRVKPYSCSECGELFSAKGHLQEHSKCHTDSPANLYAFCVERMHLEGKLCGYD